A genomic segment from Gammaproteobacteria bacterium encodes:
- a CDS encoding DUF885 domain-containing protein, producing the protein MRNTTMLWVCVVGAVFAWDGANAQDALFESLADEYVEELLAMNPELATALGDHRYDDRLNDYSVEGVRANLARERKFQERLAEIDPSRLDETNAVDYEILKATIDASIFALEVLREYEWNPLQYNLGGSIYSLLARDFAPLEERLRSVKARLEAFPAAIEAAKTNLKSPPRIHTETAMLQNEGTISLVRDELGRFLEQAPELAREIEPVQQAAVEALEAYGEWLESELLPRSNGDFRLGEEKFRAKLAHTLHSDLSMEAILERAEQSLAETKAAMYETALPLYRKYFPDARPEQLEDRKLVIKSVLDELAKDRPTDDTIVDQARTDLAEITRFVGEHELVSLPDEPVEIIVMPEFQRGVAIAYCDSPGPLEENGETFFAIAPTPMDWTPERTESFYREYNDYMLKDLTFHEAMPGHYLQIAHSNEFDAPTRVRAIFSSGSFVEGWALYAEQLMVEHGYGGPEVKMQQLKMKARAIINAILDQKIHAGDMTEEEAMDLMMNEGFQEEGEAAGKWRRAALASTQLSTYFVGYSEIVDIREAYEAEHGPITDWRAFHDELLSFGSPPAKYVKALMGL; encoded by the coding sequence ATGCGGAATACCACGATGCTGTGGGTGTGCGTCGTCGGCGCCGTGTTCGCGTGGGACGGCGCGAACGCGCAAGACGCGCTCTTCGAGTCGCTGGCCGACGAGTACGTCGAGGAGCTCTTGGCGATGAACCCGGAGCTCGCCACGGCGCTCGGCGATCATCGCTACGACGACCGGCTCAACGACTACAGTGTCGAAGGTGTCCGCGCCAACCTCGCCCGTGAGCGGAAGTTTCAGGAGCGGCTCGCCGAGATCGACCCTTCGAGGCTCGACGAGACGAACGCCGTCGACTACGAGATCCTGAAAGCGACGATCGACGCCTCGATTTTTGCGCTGGAAGTCCTGCGGGAGTACGAGTGGAATCCGCTCCAGTACAACCTCGGCGGCTCGATCTACTCGCTTCTGGCGCGGGATTTCGCGCCTCTCGAAGAGCGATTGCGGAGCGTGAAGGCGCGCCTCGAGGCGTTCCCGGCCGCGATCGAAGCGGCCAAGACGAACCTCAAGAGCCCGCCGCGCATTCACACCGAGACGGCCATGCTGCAAAACGAAGGCACGATTTCTCTCGTCCGCGACGAGCTCGGCCGCTTTCTCGAGCAGGCGCCCGAGCTCGCGCGCGAGATCGAGCCGGTGCAGCAGGCCGCGGTGGAAGCCCTCGAAGCCTATGGCGAGTGGCTCGAGTCCGAGCTGCTGCCGCGGTCCAACGGCGATTTCCGTCTGGGAGAGGAGAAGTTTCGGGCGAAGCTCGCGCATACGCTGCATTCGGATCTCTCGATGGAGGCCATCCTCGAGCGCGCCGAGCAAAGCCTCGCCGAGACCAAGGCGGCGATGTACGAGACGGCGCTGCCGCTCTATCGCAAGTACTTTCCGGATGCTCGGCCGGAGCAGCTCGAGGACCGCAAGCTCGTGATCAAGAGCGTGCTCGACGAGCTCGCGAAAGACCGCCCGACCGACGACACGATCGTCGACCAGGCGCGCACCGATCTTGCGGAGATCACCCGCTTCGTCGGCGAGCACGAGCTCGTGAGCCTTCCCGACGAGCCGGTCGAGATCATCGTGATGCCGGAGTTTCAGCGCGGCGTAGCGATCGCGTATTGCGATTCGCCCGGCCCTCTCGAGGAGAACGGCGAGACGTTCTTCGCAATCGCGCCCACCCCGATGGACTGGACCCCGGAGCGCACGGAATCGTTCTACCGTGAATACAACGACTACATGCTGAAGGACCTCACGTTCCACGAGGCCATGCCGGGTCATTATCTTCAGATCGCCCACTCGAACGAATTCGACGCCCCGACGAGGGTGCGCGCGATCTTCTCGAGCGGATCGTTCGTCGAAGGCTGGGCGCTTTATGCCGAGCAGCTGATGGTCGAGCATGGCTACGGCGGCCCCGAGGTCAAGATGCAGCAGCTCAAGATGAAGGCCCGGGCGATCATCAACGCGATACTCGATCAGAAGATCCATGCCGGCGACATGACCGAGGAGGAGGCGATGGATCTGATGATGAACGAAGGCTTTCAGGAGGAAGGCGAAGCGGCGGGCAAGTGGCGCCGGGCGGCGCTCGCGTCCACGCAGCTTTCGACCTACTTCGTCGGATACAGCGAGATCGTCGACATTCGGGAGGCCTACGAAGCCGAGCACGGGCCGATCACGGATTGGCGCGCGTTTCACGACGAGCTGCTGTCGTTCGGCTCGCCGCCGGCCAAGTACGTGAAGGCCCTGATGGGCCTCTGA
- a CDS encoding SDR family NAD(P)-dependent oxidoreductase, with protein sequence MVSEQAAIVVGVGPGLGWAVAQRFAQAGLHTIVAARDRGKLEALIARSDRNVAPPERFEARACDTTSPADVAALFSSFDRDGRAPAVVVYNAGAFVPAGILDITPEELERCWRVGCFGGFLVGQAAARLMTRHGSGTIIFTGATASLRGSARFANLAVPKFGLRALAQSMARELGPKNIHVAHVIIDGQIRSERYRALADERGPDAMLAPEAIAETYYRLHVQPRSAWTHELDLRPWSEKF encoded by the coding sequence ATCGTGTCGGAGCAGGCCGCGATCGTCGTCGGAGTGGGCCCCGGCCTCGGGTGGGCCGTGGCGCAGCGGTTCGCGCAGGCCGGCCTGCACACGATCGTCGCGGCACGCGACCGAGGCAAGCTCGAGGCGCTGATCGCACGGAGCGACCGCAACGTCGCGCCGCCGGAGCGCTTCGAAGCGCGGGCCTGCGACACGACGAGCCCCGCCGACGTCGCGGCGCTCTTTTCCTCGTTCGATCGCGACGGCCGGGCGCCGGCCGTCGTCGTCTACAACGCCGGCGCGTTCGTTCCCGCCGGCATCCTCGACATCACGCCGGAAGAGCTCGAGCGCTGTTGGCGCGTCGGCTGCTTCGGCGGGTTTCTCGTGGGCCAAGCGGCCGCGCGCCTGATGACGCGGCACGGATCCGGCACGATCATCTTCACCGGGGCCACGGCTTCGCTTCGCGGGAGCGCGAGATTCGCGAACCTCGCCGTGCCGAAGTTCGGCCTCCGGGCACTGGCTCAGTCCATGGCGCGCGAGCTCGGGCCGAAAAACATTCACGTGGCCCATGTGATCATCGACGGGCAGATCCGCTCGGAACGCTATCGCGCGCTCGCCGACGAGCGCGGCCCGGACGCCATGCTCGCCCCGGAAGCCATCGCCGAGACTTATTATCGGCTGCACGTGCAGCCGCGGAGCGCGTGGACTCACGAGCTCGATCTCAGGCCTTGGTCGGAGAAATTCTGA
- a CDS encoding outer membrane beta-barrel protein: MRKQSLLFAGALLPLACAAQEAQQLDYTFVEVGYLNSEIDAGPLDVDGDGLGLDGSLSITDSVFVFAGYDSFDYDAGVDATSYGLGAGMHWTLKPELDLVADLGWVHAEVDRPILPDVDDDGLGLGVGLRSRVHEAIEVQAGIRHIDLDDSDTFLTLGGRYYFTDSVAAGLGLSINDDDTGWSLGLRAEFGN, translated from the coding sequence ATGAGAAAACAGAGCCTGTTGTTCGCTGGAGCGCTTCTGCCATTGGCCTGCGCGGCGCAAGAGGCGCAACAGCTCGATTACACGTTCGTCGAGGTCGGATATCTGAATTCCGAGATCGACGCCGGGCCTCTGGACGTCGACGGCGACGGCCTCGGACTCGACGGCTCCTTGTCGATCACGGATTCGGTGTTCGTGTTCGCCGGGTACGACTCCTTCGACTACGACGCGGGCGTCGACGCGACCAGCTACGGGCTCGGAGCCGGCATGCATTGGACGTTGAAGCCGGAGCTCGACCTGGTCGCCGACCTCGGCTGGGTGCATGCCGAGGTGGATCGGCCGATCTTGCCCGACGTCGACGACGACGGCCTCGGTCTCGGCGTGGGACTGCGCAGCCGGGTCCACGAGGCGATCGAAGTGCAGGCGGGCATTCGCCACATCGACCTCGACGACTCGGACACCTTCCTGACGCTCGGCGGCCGCTACTACTTCACGGACAGCGTCGCCGCGGGCCTCGGCCTCAGCATCAACGACGACGATACCGGCTGGAGCCTGGGGCTGCGCGCAGAGTTCGGCAACTGA
- the glgP gene encoding alpha-glucan family phosphorylase produces MVEDTAPSRLSYSLRAPEVEGFDAIAELALDLRWSWDHATDRIWEQLDPELWDLTHNPWGVLQTASREKIAAVLADPAFRERVDELVQRHRGLVEAPAWFQRTHPDAALTAVAYFSMEYMLSEALPIYSGGLGNVAGDQLKAASDLGVPVVAVGLLYSQGYFRQVIDQHGAQQALYPYNDPGQLPITPLRTPDGEWLRLKVDLPGYAQRLRAWQVQVGRVKLYLLDSNDAANFATRRGVTSELYGGGPELRLQQEIVLGIGGWRLLTALGIDPEVCHLNEGHAALAVLERARTFMQATGQSFHAALAATRAGNLFTTHTAVPAGFDRFPPPLVEQYLGRYATEELGISVEELLALGRRDPSDAGEDFNMAFLAIRGSGAVNAVSRLHREVSRRLFQPLFPRWPRHEVPVGHVTNGVHMPTWDSAAADELWTTACGKARWIGAFETIERDIRCVSDERLWQLRLDGTRALIDYARERLARQLTAAGAPAHEIERAKHLFDPNTLTLGFARRFAEYKRPNLLLHDPDRLLRILTNPQRPVQIIVAGKAHPADAAGQALIRQWIDFIRSRPDARAHAVFLSDYDMLLTEHLVQGVDVWINTPRRPWEACGTSGMKVLVNGGLNLSVLDGWWAEAYTPEVGWALGDGREHGDDPVWDATEAEALYDLLETQVVPEFYTRDASGVPRAWVTRMRESMARLTPEFSTNRAVREYTEKHYLPAAAAYRRRDADRGAAGARLVEWQRWLERKWPAVRFGETRIETGDRRHTFEVHVYLDEVPPDAVCVELYADGRDGAAPFRLEMLRARELFGSAGGFVYEGSAPADRPAEDYTPRIVPRHEGAAVPLEAAQILWSR; encoded by the coding sequence ATGGTCGAAGACACCGCGCCCTCCCGCCTCTCGTACAGCCTGCGCGCGCCCGAGGTCGAGGGCTTCGATGCGATCGCCGAGCTCGCGCTCGACCTTCGCTGGTCCTGGGACCATGCGACGGACCGGATCTGGGAGCAGCTCGATCCCGAGCTCTGGGATCTCACGCACAATCCGTGGGGCGTGCTGCAAACCGCCTCCCGCGAGAAAATCGCAGCCGTGCTCGCGGATCCGGCATTCCGGGAGCGCGTCGACGAGCTCGTGCAACGGCACCGCGGCCTCGTCGAGGCGCCGGCGTGGTTCCAGCGCACGCACCCGGACGCGGCGCTGACGGCCGTCGCTTACTTCAGCATGGAATACATGTTGAGCGAAGCGCTGCCGATTTATTCGGGCGGCCTCGGCAATGTCGCGGGCGACCAGCTCAAGGCCGCGAGCGATCTCGGCGTGCCTGTCGTCGCGGTTGGCCTGCTCTACAGTCAAGGCTACTTTCGGCAGGTCATCGACCAGCACGGTGCGCAACAGGCGCTTTATCCGTACAACGACCCGGGCCAGCTGCCGATTACGCCGCTCCGGACGCCGGACGGCGAATGGCTTCGGCTCAAAGTCGATCTCCCCGGCTACGCGCAGCGGCTCCGCGCCTGGCAGGTGCAGGTCGGCCGAGTCAAGCTCTACCTGCTCGACAGCAACGACGCCGCGAACTTCGCGACGCGCCGCGGCGTCACGAGCGAGCTCTACGGCGGCGGGCCGGAGCTGCGGCTTCAGCAGGAGATCGTGCTCGGCATCGGCGGCTGGCGGCTGCTGACGGCGCTCGGCATCGATCCCGAGGTTTGTCATTTGAACGAAGGGCACGCGGCGCTCGCGGTGCTCGAGCGCGCGCGCACCTTCATGCAGGCGACGGGACAATCCTTCCACGCGGCGCTCGCCGCGACGCGCGCCGGCAATCTCTTCACGACGCACACCGCCGTCCCGGCCGGTTTCGACCGCTTCCCCCCGCCGCTCGTCGAGCAGTACCTCGGCCGCTACGCGACCGAGGAGCTCGGCATCTCGGTCGAAGAGCTCCTCGCGCTCGGCCGCCGCGATCCGAGCGACGCGGGCGAGGACTTCAACATGGCGTTCCTCGCGATTCGCGGCAGCGGCGCCGTGAACGCCGTGAGCCGGCTGCACCGCGAGGTGAGCCGGCGGCTATTTCAGCCGCTGTTTCCGCGCTGGCCCCGGCACGAGGTGCCCGTCGGGCACGTGACGAACGGCGTGCACATGCCCACATGGGATTCCGCGGCGGCCGACGAGCTCTGGACGACCGCGTGCGGCAAAGCACGCTGGATCGGCGCGTTCGAGACCATCGAGCGCGACATCCGCTGCGTCAGCGACGAGCGTCTCTGGCAGCTGCGCCTCGACGGCACGCGCGCGCTCATCGACTATGCGCGTGAGCGCTTGGCGCGGCAGCTCACCGCGGCCGGCGCGCCGGCACATGAAATCGAGCGCGCAAAGCATCTCTTCGACCCGAACACGCTGACGCTCGGCTTCGCGCGCCGCTTCGCCGAGTACAAGCGCCCGAACCTGCTGCTGCACGATCCCGACCGGCTGCTCAGGATCCTGACGAACCCGCAGCGTCCCGTGCAGATCATCGTCGCGGGCAAGGCGCATCCGGCCGATGCCGCCGGGCAAGCGCTGATTCGCCAGTGGATCGACTTCATCCGAAGCCGGCCGGACGCGAGGGCGCACGCGGTCTTTTTGAGCGACTACGACATGCTGCTGACCGAGCACCTCGTGCAAGGCGTCGACGTGTGGATCAACACGCCGCGCCGGCCGTGGGAAGCTTGCGGCACGAGCGGCATGAAGGTGCTCGTGAATGGCGGGCTGAATCTCTCGGTGCTCGACGGCTGGTGGGCCGAGGCCTATACGCCCGAGGTCGGCTGGGCGCTCGGCGACGGCCGCGAGCACGGCGACGACCCCGTTTGGGACGCGACCGAAGCCGAGGCGCTCTACGACCTTCTCGAGACGCAAGTCGTGCCGGAGTTCTACACACGCGATGCGAGCGGTGTTCCAAGGGCCTGGGTCACCCGGATGCGAGAAAGCATGGCGCGGCTGACGCCGGAGTTCTCGACCAACCGCGCCGTGCGCGAATACACGGAGAAGCACTACTTGCCGGCGGCCGCGGCTTATCGGCGCCGGGACGCGGATCGCGGTGCGGCCGGCGCGCGGCTCGTCGAGTGGCAACGCTGGCTCGAGCGGAAGTGGCCGGCGGTGAGATTCGGCGAGACCAGAATCGAAACCGGGGACCGAAGGCATACCTTCGAGGTGCATGTCTATCTCGACGAAGTCCCGCCCGATGCGGTCTGCGTAGAGCTTTATGCAGACGGCCGCGACGGTGCCGCTCCGTTTCGGCTCGAGATGCTGCGCGCCCGCGAGCTTTTCGGCTCGGCCGGCGGTTTCGTCTACGAGGGTTCCGCGCCGGCGGACCGGCCCGCCGAGGATTACACCCCGCGCATCGTGCCCCGGCACGAGGGCGCGGCGGTGCCGCTCGAGGCGGCGCAAATTCTCTGGTCGAGGTGA
- a CDS encoding CBS domain-containing protein translates to MVLKPNSSVLEAARAIEQNRIGAVVVQHKGRVVGIVTDRDLAVRALGRALDPKTTTIDEVMTPDPLTLTPADSQADAIRLMQTRNVRRIPLVEEERVVGMVTLDDLLIDEGAPLEELAAVVQAQIGEGGPAQSDRLPSRRRRLARAEGTLGRLVNKVREEADLESAEQARGALEVVLASLVRRLNEAEAEHLIAQLPSLLQAPLRRLPPGPDKSVTRESIESELAARLDLDRGRAGQLLAAVAATLAQWISPGQMEDVRGQLPPELREVFPASAPAAHA, encoded by the coding sequence GTGGTACTGAAACCGAACAGCTCGGTGCTCGAGGCGGCGCGGGCAATCGAGCAGAACCGCATCGGCGCCGTCGTCGTGCAGCACAAAGGGCGCGTCGTTGGCATCGTGACCGATCGCGATCTTGCAGTGCGCGCGCTCGGCCGCGCGCTCGATCCGAAGACGACGACGATCGACGAGGTCATGACGCCGGATCCGCTCACGCTCACTCCCGCCGATAGTCAGGCGGATGCGATCCGGCTCATGCAGACGCGCAACGTGAGGCGCATCCCGCTCGTCGAGGAGGAACGCGTCGTCGGCATGGTGACGCTCGACGACCTGCTCATCGACGAAGGCGCGCCGCTCGAGGAGCTCGCCGCGGTCGTTCAGGCGCAGATCGGAGAAGGCGGCCCGGCGCAGTCCGATCGTTTGCCTTCTCGGCGGCGCAGGCTCGCGCGCGCCGAGGGGACGCTCGGGCGATTGGTGAACAAGGTGCGCGAGGAGGCGGACCTCGAGTCCGCGGAGCAAGCGCGCGGCGCCCTCGAGGTCGTGCTCGCGTCGCTGGTCCGGCGGCTGAACGAGGCGGAGGCCGAGCACCTGATCGCACAGTTGCCGTCGCTGCTTCAGGCGCCGCTCCGCAGGCTGCCTCCCGGGCCGGACAAGTCGGTCACTCGAGAATCCATCGAGAGCGAGCTCGCCGCCCGGCTCGACCTGGACCGGGGGCGCGCCGGGCAGCTGCTTGCCGCCGTCGCGGCAACGCTCGCGCAATGGATCAGCCCGGGGCAGATGGAGGATGTGAGAGGGCAGCTGCCGCCGGAGCTTCGCGAGGTGTTTCCGGCTTCTGCGCCGGCCGCTCACGCATGA
- a CDS encoding group III truncated hemoglobin, with protein sequence MPISERRSELVADMMVRTGIDGPMIERLVHAFYAKVRRDELLGPIFDARIGDWDKHLERMCLFWSSVALGAGAYQGSPMQVHAPLPVDSRHFDRWLSLFEETANEVCPPAAAEHFVVRAKRIAQSLELGIASYNGHILRKGQRYHRA encoded by the coding sequence ATGCCCATTTCCGAGCGGCGCAGCGAATTGGTTGCGGACATGATGGTTCGCACCGGCATAGACGGGCCGATGATCGAGCGGCTCGTGCACGCCTTCTATGCCAAGGTGCGTCGGGACGAGCTTCTCGGTCCGATCTTCGACGCCCGCATCGGCGACTGGGACAAGCATCTCGAGCGCATGTGCCTGTTCTGGTCGTCGGTCGCCCTCGGAGCCGGCGCTTATCAGGGCAGTCCGATGCAGGTACATGCGCCGCTACCGGTCGACTCGCGCCATTTCGACCGCTGGCTGTCTCTTTTCGAGGAGACCGCGAACGAGGTCTGCCCGCCTGCGGCCGCCGAGCACTTCGTGGTCCGGGCGAAGCGCATCGCGCAGAGTCTCGAGCTCGGCATCGCGAGCTATAACGGTCACATCCTCCGAAAGGGGCAGCGCTACCACCGGGCCTGA
- a CDS encoding AMP nucleosidase: MLAPPPIPTERFDDAAAAVARLEEIYERNTAFLRARFEAYASGDDPEGRIRAAYPFVRITTTTYARLDSRLSYGFVAGPGVHETSVTRPDLFRDYYTEQIGLLIENHGTPVEVGESSDPIPIHFAYRRDVNISAEAGPGTPRRLLRDVFDTPDLGAMDDAIVNGTLRRAPGEPAPLALFRAARVDYSLHRLHHYTGTDPEHFQNFVIFTNYQFYVDAFARICRERAAANDGEWQSFVEPGNVITPAGRNKPVAGAPPDRMPHMPAFHLVKAGHDGITMINIGTGPSNARNITDHVAVMRPHAWLMLGHCAGLRNSQKVGDYVLAHGYVREDHVLDEELPLWVPVPALAEMQIALEQAVASVTRLSGFELKRVMRTGTVCSVDNRNWEIGDNETRIRQLSQSRAVALDMESATIAANGYRFRVPYGTLLCVSDKPMHGEIKLAGMASEFYRQRIGQHLDIGLDAIERLRAQARERLHSRKLRSFAEVAFR; encoded by the coding sequence ATTCTCGCGCCGCCTCCGATCCCGACGGAGCGCTTCGACGACGCGGCCGCCGCGGTCGCGCGGCTCGAGGAGATCTACGAGCGCAACACCGCGTTTCTGCGGGCTCGGTTCGAGGCCTACGCGAGCGGCGACGATCCGGAGGGCCGTATTCGCGCCGCCTACCCGTTCGTGCGGATCACGACCACGACGTACGCTCGGCTCGATTCCCGGCTGTCGTACGGCTTCGTCGCGGGGCCGGGCGTGCACGAGACGAGCGTGACGCGGCCGGATCTGTTCCGCGACTACTACACCGAGCAGATCGGCCTGCTGATCGAGAATCATGGGACGCCGGTCGAGGTCGGCGAATCATCCGACCCGATTCCGATTCACTTCGCTTATCGGCGCGACGTGAACATCTCCGCCGAGGCCGGCCCGGGGACGCCGCGCCGGCTGCTGCGCGACGTATTCGACACGCCGGACCTCGGCGCAATGGACGATGCCATCGTGAACGGCACGCTGCGCCGCGCGCCGGGCGAGCCCGCGCCGCTCGCGCTCTTTCGCGCGGCGCGCGTCGACTATTCGCTGCACCGCCTCCATCACTACACCGGCACGGACCCTGAGCACTTCCAGAATTTTGTGATCTTCACGAACTACCAGTTCTACGTGGATGCGTTCGCGAGAATCTGCCGCGAGCGCGCGGCCGCGAACGACGGCGAGTGGCAGAGTTTCGTCGAGCCCGGCAACGTCATCACGCCCGCCGGCCGCAACAAGCCGGTAGCCGGCGCGCCGCCCGACCGAATGCCGCACATGCCGGCGTTCCATCTGGTCAAAGCCGGGCACGACGGGATCACGATGATCAATATCGGCACCGGACCGTCGAACGCGCGCAACATCACGGATCACGTCGCCGTGATGCGCCCGCATGCTTGGCTCATGCTCGGCCATTGCGCGGGCCTGCGAAACTCGCAAAAGGTCGGCGATTACGTGCTTGCGCATGGATACGTCCGCGAGGATCACGTTCTCGACGAGGAGCTGCCGCTCTGGGTGCCGGTCCCCGCGCTCGCGGAGATGCAGATCGCGCTCGAGCAGGCCGTCGCGTCCGTGACGAGACTCTCGGGCTTCGAGCTGAAGCGCGTGATGCGGACGGGCACAGTGTGCAGCGTGGACAACCGCAACTGGGAGATCGGCGACAACGAGACGAGAATTCGCCAGCTCTCGCAGTCGCGCGCCGTCGCGCTCGACATGGAATCGGCGACGATCGCCGCGAACGGATACCGTTTCCGCGTGCCGTACGGTACGCTGCTCTGCGTATCGGACAAACCGATGCACGGCGAGATCAAGCTCGCGGGCATGGCAAGCGAGTTCTATCGGCAGCGCATCGGCCAGCACCTCGACATCGGGCTCGACGCCATCGAGCGGCTCCGTGCGCAGGCGCGCGAGCGGCTCCACTCGAGGAAGCTGCGCAGCTTCGCAGAGGTCGCGTTTCGGTAG
- a CDS encoding ZIP family metal transporter produces MNIDAASPVVLGLLGSLIAGLGTGVGALPVLFAGSGLSQRAYTLMLGFAAGVMLGATAFSLIVPGLEAAAARVGAGLPGALLVAAGTLLGGLALSRLHRFVPHEHFVKGHDGPPMERVSRLWLFVFAIALHNFPEGLAVGVGFGGDEPLRGVSLATGIGLQNLPEGFAVAAALGSLGYSRSTAFAIALGTGLIEPLAGLIGVLAVTLAAPLLPWALAFAAGAMLYVVSGEIIPETHREGSETRATFAVLAGFALMMVLDASIV; encoded by the coding sequence TTGAATATCGACGCGGCCTCGCCCGTGGTGCTGGGCCTCCTCGGCAGCCTTATCGCCGGCCTCGGAACCGGCGTGGGTGCCCTCCCCGTGCTGTTCGCCGGGAGCGGGCTGTCCCAGCGTGCCTATACGCTCATGCTGGGGTTCGCGGCCGGTGTGATGCTCGGCGCCACGGCGTTCTCGCTCATCGTGCCGGGCCTCGAGGCCGCCGCGGCCCGGGTCGGCGCGGGCTTGCCCGGCGCCCTTCTCGTCGCGGCGGGCACCCTCTTGGGCGGCCTCGCGCTGTCGCGGCTGCATCGCTTCGTGCCCCACGAGCACTTCGTCAAGGGGCACGACGGGCCGCCGATGGAGCGCGTGAGCCGCCTCTGGCTGTTCGTGTTCGCGATCGCATTGCACAACTTCCCCGAAGGGCTCGCCGTGGGTGTGGGATTCGGAGGAGACGAGCCGCTTCGCGGCGTCTCGCTCGCCACCGGCATCGGCCTGCAGAACCTGCCCGAAGGGTTCGCTGTCGCCGCCGCTTTGGGCTCCCTCGGCTACTCGCGGAGCACCGCGTTCGCGATCGCGCTCGGCACGGGGCTTATCGAGCCGCTCGCCGGGCTGATCGGCGTGCTCGCGGTGACGCTGGCCGCGCCGCTGTTGCCGTGGGCGCTCGCGTTCGCGGCTGGCGCGATGCTCTACGTCGTGAGCGGCGAGATCATCCCCGAGACGCACCGCGAAGGCAGCGAGACACGCGCCACGTTCGCCGTCCTCGCGGGCTTCGCCCTCATGATGGTGCTCGACGCATCGATCGTCTGA
- a CDS encoding PadR family transcriptional regulator yields MAQDRLKLIQGTVDLLILRTLTRGPQHGYGVSAWIRERSGGELGLDDAALYQALHRLERRGLVASEWGLSDNNRRAKYYEITRKGRRHLTEESSTWKRYARAVSAVLESS; encoded by the coding sequence ATGGCGCAGGATCGGCTCAAGCTGATCCAAGGCACCGTCGACCTGCTCATCCTGCGTACCCTGACCCGCGGCCCGCAGCATGGCTACGGCGTCTCCGCCTGGATCCGCGAACGGAGCGGCGGCGAGCTCGGTCTCGACGACGCGGCCTTGTACCAGGCGCTGCATCGGCTCGAGCGGCGCGGGCTCGTCGCGAGCGAGTGGGGCCTCTCGGACAACAATCGGCGCGCGAAGTACTACGAGATCACCCGCAAAGGGAGGCGGCACCTGACCGAGGAGTCGTCGACCTGGAAGCGCTACGCGCGGGCGGTCTCGGCCGTGCTCGAGTCCTCTTGA
- a CDS encoding NAD(P)/FAD-dependent oxidoreductase, protein MIHDALVIGAGPAGSTAAFLLAKGGWSVAVVEKRRFPRPKVCGEYVSATNAGLFDALGLGAAFRRAAGPEIRRVGLFAKDAFLTAPMPSAHGAADGWGRALSREILDALLLERARSAGAEIWEPYAAVELRAERGHHACRIAAAGVNRILRARVVVAAHGSWEPGPLPSQCARPHRAADLLAFKARFRGCVLEADLMPLLAFPGGYGGLVQSDGGHASLSLCIRRDALQRIRKASPGLPAGPAVLGHVLAHCRAARASLDDSSVEGRWLSAGPIRPGIRPAYAADVFRVGNAAGEAHPIIADGISMAMQSALLLARHLTAAENALSSEDDRRQVGAAYRADWRQRFAMRIRAAGLFAALAMRERSPALLLPLLRAFPELLTFGAKLSGKTAPLDASFAAGH, encoded by the coding sequence ATGATCCACGATGCATTGGTGATCGGCGCCGGCCCCGCCGGGTCGACCGCGGCCTTTCTCCTCGCGAAGGGGGGCTGGTCGGTTGCGGTCGTGGAGAAGCGGCGCTTCCCTCGGCCGAAGGTTTGCGGTGAGTACGTCTCGGCCACGAACGCCGGATTGTTCGACGCCCTCGGGCTCGGCGCCGCTTTTCGCCGAGCGGCCGGCCCCGAAATTCGCCGCGTCGGCCTCTTTGCGAAGGACGCGTTCTTGACCGCCCCGATGCCGAGCGCGCACGGCGCGGCCGACGGATGGGGGCGCGCGCTCTCTCGGGAAATCTTGGATGCGCTGCTGCTCGAGCGCGCCCGGTCCGCCGGCGCCGAGATTTGGGAGCCTTATGCCGCCGTCGAGCTCCGCGCGGAGCGCGGGCACCACGCATGCAGAATCGCCGCGGCGGGCGTGAATCGGATCCTGCGGGCCCGCGTGGTCGTCGCGGCACACGGCTCCTGGGAGCCGGGGCCGCTGCCGAGTCAATGTGCACGCCCCCATCGCGCCGCCGATCTGCTCGCTTTCAAAGCCCGCTTCCGCGGCTGCGTGCTCGAAGCCGACTTGATGCCGCTGTTGGCATTTCCGGGCGGCTACGGCGGCCTCGTGCAAAGCGACGGCGGACACGCGAGCCTGAGTCTCTGCATCCGCCGCGATGCCCTGCAACGAATTCGCAAGGCGTCTCCCGGGCTTCCTGCGGGACCGGCGGTGCTCGGGCACGTGCTCGCCCATTGCCGCGCGGCGCGTGCGAGCCTCGATGATTCGAGCGTCGAAGGGCGATGGTTATCCGCCGGACCGATCCGGCCCGGCATCCGCCCGGCCTATGCAGCGGACGTGTTTCGAGTCGGCAACGCGGCCGGTGAAGCCCATCCGATCATCGCAGACGGCATCAGCATGGCCATGCAATCGGCCCTTCTGCTCGCGCGACACCTGACCGCGGCCGAGAACGCTCTGTCGTCCGAAGACGATCGCAGGCAGGTCGGAGCGGCGTATCGAGCGGACTGGCGGCAGCGCTTCGCGATGCGGATTCGCGCCGCCGGGCTCTTCGCCGCGCTCGCGATGCGAGAGCGCTCCCCCGCGCTGCTCCTGCCGCTCCTGCGCGCTTTCCCCGAGCTCCTGACGTTCGGCGCGAAGCTGAGCGGGAAGACCGCGCCGCTCGACGCGAGCTTCGCGGCCGGGCACTGA